One window of the Candidatus Chryseobacterium colombiense genome contains the following:
- the tssD gene encoding type VI secretion system tube protein TssD: MALNSRGILKFNGGEGQKLLKLNYSVSRSTDVSGRVASDPSNAIIKLTVEATEKSDILESLLNGKYKPTSGEITFNKSHEEGTLITLNWENGYVIQHEVDFNAVDENSMYVSFVVSAEKINYGNSAYEGLWPSS; this comes from the coding sequence ATGGCACTAAATTCAAGAGGAATTCTAAAATTCAACGGAGGAGAAGGTCAGAAATTATTAAAGCTGAACTACAGCGTATCCAGATCAACAGATGTATCGGGAAGAGTAGCTTCAGATCCTTCTAACGCAATCATTAAACTTACCGTAGAAGCTACAGAAAAATCTGATATTCTGGAAAGCTTATTGAACGGGAAATACAAACCAACGAGTGGGGAAATTACATTCAACAAATCTCACGAAGAAGGAACATTGATTACTTTAAACTGGGAAAACGGATATGTAATTCAGCACGAAGTAGACTTCAATGCAGTAGATGAAAATTCTATGTATGTCAGTTTTGTAGTAAGCGCAGAGAAGATTAACTACGGTAATTCTGCTTATGAAGGACTTTGGCCGTCTAGCTAA
- a CDS encoding phage baseplate assembly protein V → MFQDSKTTKAQRNVVEPEKFLDEVGKDIQNAKKEDILKKIDSKISTKVSSVNEKKVWAQQPTSKIHNAAAIPTSEILGINRVVKLDIIIEGKEIQHFKHFKLTQSAVKHHEFSLTLSYDTLGSAENHNLEEAQNFLGKRITVIFKYKDVIEGPERNFVGVITEVGFSQERGSLGDIVLTGYSPTILLDVAPNIQSFGGAQEVSLNSIADQVIREGLGQNKYDYRVDSKYGNVPYSSQYEETHYNYLARIAEAYGEQFFYDGEVLHFGKLPPQEKPVKLTYGSSVNDVKIKMKAQHVKPTFYGYNSSKNEKLTTGYSTIKHTSDIAKRAYEISEKTFQTPSLRVAPIKAVSFMDIDASQKGTAGSKASEVFLTLGTTTVPFLYPGCIADIEMRKTDTNDTSYFTKLMITSVVHEVDARGYYDGHFEAIAADTGFIPRPEFQLPKAEPQFAKVISNTDPLNQGRVKVQFDWQNGNSTTEFIRVMSPDAGSSDKVNKNRGFMSIPEVGDQVIVSFVHQHPDRPFVMGGMFHGGIGAGGGVGNNIMSFSGRSGAELKYDNGAGSMNLKDQGGAHMFFDGTGNVVHNANNNSTKTVGNDKTDKVGNNKKLEVGCDHIADVGNTHKVAVGKDQSVFTMDNTGTIDLTGVQQIKLKVGNSEIVITSDKISITSTEVDIKAGDAKANFKGNTKITGTQVDIN, encoded by the coding sequence ATGTTTCAGGATAGTAAAACAACTAAAGCACAACGAAATGTTGTAGAGCCGGAGAAGTTTTTAGATGAAGTTGGAAAGGATATACAGAATGCTAAAAAAGAAGATATTCTGAAAAAAATTGATTCGAAAATAAGTACTAAGGTATCTTCAGTGAACGAAAAAAAAGTCTGGGCTCAACAACCTACTTCCAAAATTCATAATGCAGCCGCTATCCCCACAAGTGAAATCTTAGGGATTAATCGAGTGGTAAAACTTGATATTATAATAGAAGGTAAAGAGATCCAGCATTTTAAGCATTTTAAACTAACACAAAGCGCGGTTAAACATCACGAGTTTTCGCTTACTCTATCTTATGATACCTTAGGAAGTGCAGAAAACCATAATCTGGAAGAAGCTCAAAATTTTCTGGGGAAAAGAATTACGGTTATTTTCAAATATAAAGATGTCATAGAAGGACCTGAACGTAACTTTGTCGGAGTCATTACCGAAGTAGGATTCAGCCAGGAGAGAGGAAGTCTTGGAGATATCGTTCTTACGGGGTACAGCCCTACAATACTTTTGGATGTGGCACCGAATATCCAAAGTTTTGGCGGAGCTCAGGAAGTAAGCCTTAACAGCATTGCCGATCAGGTTATCAGAGAAGGCCTCGGGCAAAATAAATATGACTATAGAGTCGATTCCAAATATGGAAATGTTCCTTACAGTTCTCAATATGAAGAAACACATTATAATTATCTGGCAAGAATAGCGGAAGCGTATGGGGAACAGTTCTTTTATGACGGAGAAGTACTTCATTTCGGTAAACTTCCTCCACAGGAAAAGCCTGTTAAGCTTACCTATGGAAGCAGTGTGAATGATGTTAAAATTAAAATGAAAGCTCAGCACGTAAAACCAACCTTTTATGGATATAATAGCAGTAAAAATGAAAAACTGACTACAGGTTATTCTACGATCAAACATACTTCTGATATTGCAAAACGGGCTTATGAAATCTCAGAAAAAACTTTTCAGACCCCTTCATTAAGGGTAGCTCCTATTAAGGCAGTATCTTTTATGGATATTGATGCCTCTCAAAAAGGAACGGCAGGAAGTAAGGCATCGGAAGTTTTCCTTACCTTAGGAACAACCACGGTCCCATTCTTATATCCCGGCTGTATTGCGGATATTGAGATGCGTAAAACTGATACCAATGATACTTCATATTTTACAAAACTGATGATTACCAGTGTTGTTCATGAAGTGGATGCAAGAGGTTATTATGACGGACATTTCGAAGCTATTGCTGCAGATACGGGATTTATTCCGCGTCCAGAATTTCAACTTCCTAAAGCGGAACCTCAGTTTGCAAAAGTGATTTCCAATACGGATCCTTTAAATCAGGGAAGGGTAAAGGTGCAATTTGACTGGCAAAATGGCAATTCAACCACAGAATTTATCCGGGTCATGTCTCCTGATGCAGGAAGCAGCGATAAAGTAAATAAAAACCGGGGCTTTATGTCTATTCCCGAAGTGGGAGATCAGGTTATTGTGAGTTTCGTTCATCAGCATCCAGACCGTCCTTTTGTAATGGGAGGCATGTTCCATGGAGGAATTGGTGCAGGCGGAGGTGTTGGAAACAATATTATGAGCTTTAGCGGAAGAAGCGGTGCAGAATTAAAATATGATAACGGAGCCGGTTCCATGAATCTAAAAGATCAGGGAGGTGCCCATATGTTTTTTGATGGAACAGGAAATGTAGTCCATAACGCCAATAATAACAGTACTAAAACTGTCGGGAATGATAAAACTGACAAAGTTGGAAACAATAAAAAGCTTGAAGTGGGTTGTGATCATATTGCAGATGTTGGTAATACCCATAAAGTAGCAGTTGGCAAAGACCAGAGCGTATTTACAATGGATAATACAGGAACAATTGATCTGACAGGTGTACAACAAATCAAGCTTAAAGTCGGAAACAGTGAGATTGTAATTACATCCGATAAAATTTCCATTACAAGTACGGAAGTAGATATTAAAGCGGGAGATGCAAAAGCAAATTTTAAAGGCAATACAAAGATAACCGGAACTCAGGTAGATATTAATTAA
- the polA gene encoding DNA polymerase I yields the protein MDATQDKRLFLIDAYAMIFRGYYALIRNPRLTSKGVDTSAIFGFTNSLIELIRREKPTHLAVVFDVGQASVRTDDFSDYKANRSETPEAIKIAVPYIHKILEAMHIPILGVEGYEADDVIGTIACKAEKEGYTIFMVTPDKDFAQLVTDKIKIYKPGLKGGDIEILGVEEVKAKYEIEDPKQVIDFLAMMGDAVDNIPGLEGVGEKTAMKFLKEFGSIENLLANTDQLKGKLKEKVEASAERGILSKKLATIICDAPVEFHQEQYDLETPDFEKVKEVFDEIEFRRLYENLYRAFAPATVTTTVVAEVEVTVTETTPQQKVAQAVGQLDLFATYEELEQATSTKSTIEQNDHLYQFVDNPKAQKILVDNLLKQQVVCFDTETTSLNELEAELVGMSFSYKKGLAYYIPLSEDQGEVLQTLEIFRPFFEKEDLLKVAHNLKFDYKILKQYNITVKGAMFDTMIAHYLLNPDGRHGMDYLSEMYLNYKPVSIETIIGKKGKNQGNFRDADLRTQTDYAAEDADITFQLYELFAPQLKKENLEDLFFSIEMPLMEVLAKMELAGISLDEKWLAQESIDLENDLKQLESKIFELSGEEFNMNSPRQLGDILFEKMQLDPKAKKTKTGQYATSEDVLQKLASKHEIIKHILEYRTYQKLKSTYVDALPSQIEKTDNRVHTNFSQTTAATGRLASVNPNLQNIPIRTLRGQQIRGAFVSGEGKKIISADYSQIELRLIAEISGEDNMIKAFQDGEDIHASTAAKLFKIPLEEVSKTQRSQAKTVNFGIIYGQGAFALAEQTGLSRTEAKQMIEAYFETYPKLKQYMAEQVNKAREKGYVETILGRKRHLKDINSNNFVVRGHAERNAVNAPVQGSAADVVKMAMIKIQKELEKEKLETKMLLQVHDELVFEAPIDEIEVATNIIKMEMENAIETQVPLLVEIGIGNNWLEAH from the coding sequence ATGGACGCAACTCAGGATAAAAGGTTATTTCTTATCGATGCTTATGCAATGATTTTTAGAGGATATTATGCATTGATCAGAAATCCGAGACTCACAAGCAAAGGGGTAGATACTTCTGCCATTTTCGGTTTTACCAATTCTTTGATAGAATTGATCAGAAGAGAAAAACCGACCCATCTGGCGGTAGTTTTTGATGTAGGGCAGGCAAGTGTGAGAACAGACGATTTCTCTGACTACAAAGCTAACCGAAGTGAAACTCCTGAAGCGATTAAGATTGCTGTTCCTTATATTCATAAAATTTTGGAAGCCATGCATATTCCTATTTTAGGAGTTGAAGGGTATGAAGCGGATGATGTGATCGGGACTATTGCCTGCAAAGCAGAAAAAGAAGGATATACCATTTTTATGGTTACCCCCGATAAAGATTTTGCACAGCTTGTTACCGATAAAATCAAAATATATAAACCGGGATTAAAAGGTGGAGATATTGAAATTTTAGGAGTAGAAGAAGTCAAGGCAAAATATGAAATTGAAGATCCGAAACAGGTGATTGATTTCTTGGCAATGATGGGAGATGCCGTGGATAATATTCCTGGATTGGAAGGGGTTGGAGAAAAAACAGCTATGAAATTCCTGAAAGAATTCGGAAGCATTGAAAATCTTTTAGCCAATACAGATCAGTTAAAAGGAAAATTAAAGGAAAAAGTAGAAGCTTCAGCAGAACGCGGAATTTTATCAAAAAAATTAGCAACCATTATTTGCGATGCTCCTGTAGAGTTCCACCAGGAGCAATATGATCTTGAAACTCCCGATTTTGAAAAGGTAAAAGAAGTTTTCGACGAAATAGAATTCAGAAGACTATATGAAAATCTTTACCGTGCTTTTGCTCCTGCAACGGTTACAACAACTGTTGTTGCTGAGGTTGAAGTGACAGTAACGGAAACTACTCCGCAACAAAAAGTGGCACAGGCTGTGGGACAATTAGATTTATTTGCTACGTATGAAGAATTAGAACAGGCAACTTCCACAAAATCTACTATTGAGCAGAACGATCATCTCTACCAGTTTGTGGATAATCCCAAAGCGCAGAAGATTTTAGTTGATAATTTACTGAAGCAGCAAGTCGTTTGTTTTGACACGGAAACAACATCTTTAAATGAACTGGAAGCTGAATTGGTTGGAATGAGCTTTTCCTATAAAAAAGGATTGGCATATTATATTCCTTTGTCAGAAGATCAGGGAGAGGTTTTACAGACATTAGAAATTTTCAGACCTTTCTTCGAAAAAGAAGATTTACTAAAAGTTGCCCATAATTTAAAATTCGATTATAAAATCCTTAAGCAGTATAATATTACCGTAAAAGGAGCAATGTTCGACACCATGATCGCGCACTATCTTCTCAATCCGGACGGAAGACACGGAATGGATTACCTTTCAGAAATGTACCTGAATTATAAACCAGTTTCCATAGAAACCATTATCGGTAAAAAAGGAAAAAATCAGGGCAATTTCAGAGATGCTGATTTGAGAACTCAAACCGATTATGCGGCAGAAGATGCAGATATAACCTTTCAGTTGTATGAGTTATTTGCGCCTCAATTAAAAAAAGAAAATTTAGAGGATTTATTCTTCAGCATAGAAATGCCGTTGATGGAAGTATTGGCGAAAATGGAACTGGCCGGAATTTCTCTGGATGAAAAATGGCTGGCTCAGGAAAGTATCGATTTGGAAAACGATTTAAAACAATTGGAATCAAAAATATTTGAGCTTTCAGGAGAAGAATTCAATATGAACTCACCGAGACAGCTGGGAGACATTTTATTTGAAAAAATGCAGCTTGATCCTAAAGCTAAAAAAACAAAAACAGGTCAGTACGCAACTTCGGAAGATGTTCTTCAAAAACTGGCTTCGAAGCATGAAATCATCAAGCATATTCTGGAGTACAGAACCTATCAGAAATTAAAATCGACTTATGTAGATGCATTACCATCGCAGATTGAAAAAACAGATAACCGTGTTCATACCAATTTTTCGCAGACTACGGCTGCAACAGGTCGTTTAGCCAGTGTAAACCCGAATTTGCAGAATATTCCGATCCGGACACTGAGAGGTCAGCAAATTCGTGGAGCCTTTGTTTCTGGTGAAGGGAAAAAGATTATTTCTGCCGATTATTCACAAATTGAATTACGTTTGATTGCCGAAATTTCGGGGGAAGATAATATGATCAAAGCATTCCAGGACGGTGAAGATATTCACGCTTCTACAGCGGCAAAATTGTTTAAAATTCCGTTGGAAGAAGTTTCAAAAACGCAGAGAAGCCAGGCAAAAACAGTAAACTTTGGGATTATTTACGGACAGGGTGCTTTTGCATTGGCAGAGCAGACTGGTTTATCCAGAACGGAAGCCAAACAAATGATCGAAGCGTATTTTGAAACCTATCCTAAGCTGAAACAGTATATGGCTGAACAGGTAAACAAAGCCCGTGAAAAAGGCTATGTAGAAACTATCTTAGGAAGAAAACGTCATTTAAAGGATATCAATTCCAATAACTTTGTCGTTCGTGGTCATGCTGAAAGAAATGCGGTAAATGCTCCGGTTCAGGGAAGTGCAGCAGATGTTGTGAAAATGGCCATGATCAAGATTCAGAAAGAGCTGGAAAAAGAAAAACTTGAAACCAAGATGTTGCTTCAGGTACATGACGAATTGGTGTTTGAAGCTCCCATTGACGAAATTGAAGTGGCTACCAATATCATTAAAATGGAAATGGAAAATGCGATAGAAACACAGGTTCCGTTGCTGGTTGAGATTGGAATTGGAAACAACTGGCTGGAAGCACATTAA
- a CDS encoding lytic transglycosylase domain-containing protein, with protein MKMNFKNIFAGLLLLGSVCVVNGQFLSASDTSENSVKRYKNIINANKEIVDFIENSLAQKGLPKHLRNLALIESHFNRTITSGAGAVGVWQFMTAHANQYGLSEQNRNDIYKSTKTAVISLSKLYKKYNNWVTVVAAYNCGEGNIAKAMSAAGSSQYHVFYKFLPNETINHVNKYLNACYATDELQSVLTDYNNARLNTVFFVNGGSGKDMGSLSETEINAGFNLNIIADELKIDVNKILAWNPGIVEELQSKGESTLYLPMDLMPDFLLRKNKILSRSIKEVK; from the coding sequence ATGAAAATGAATTTTAAAAATATTTTTGCGGGTTTACTGCTTTTAGGTTCTGTCTGTGTTGTGAACGGACAGTTCCTTTCTGCTTCAGATACCTCAGAAAATAGTGTGAAGAGATATAAAAACATTATTAATGCCAATAAAGAGATTGTTGATTTTATCGAAAACTCTCTGGCACAGAAAGGATTACCCAAACACTTAAGAAACCTTGCGCTGATAGAATCACATTTTAACAGGACTATCACTTCGGGAGCCGGAGCAGTCGGAGTTTGGCAGTTTATGACCGCTCACGCCAATCAGTACGGGCTTTCTGAGCAAAACCGGAATGATATCTATAAGAGTACGAAAACGGCTGTAATTTCCCTGTCAAAACTTTATAAGAAATATAACAATTGGGTAACGGTAGTTGCAGCCTATAACTGCGGAGAAGGAAATATTGCAAAAGCGATGTCGGCGGCGGGATCCAGTCAATATCATGTTTTTTATAAATTTCTCCCTAATGAAACCATCAATCATGTTAACAAATATCTGAATGCCTGTTATGCTACCGATGAATTGCAAAGTGTATTGACGGATTATAATAATGCACGTCTCAATACAGTTTTCTTTGTAAATGGAGGGAGTGGTAAAGATATGGGGTCTTTATCTGAAACCGAAATTAATGCCGGATTTAATTTGAATATTATTGCAGACGAACTTAAAATAGACGTCAATAAAATACTTGCCTGGAATCCCGGGATTGTAGAAGAACTTCAAAGCAAAGGGGAAAGTACTTTGTATCTTCCTATGGATCTTATGCCTGATTTCCTTTTGCGAAAAAACAAGATATTATCCAGATCTATCAAAGAAGTTAAATAA
- a CDS encoding LysM domain-containing protein: MNFIKYKIEKGDTLESIAQKREVSVKELVAFHNENCGVTNIIIGSEIPLQLNFLIVKAADKKEVSQQERDQLDYKARYRCEQVNISRINNEVITLSAVTYSEYLLKQDDHHQNIFEVKLVDTSFSVDPVMYKQGFEFAVNLEKLRTPVLFRTNSSGTIDEIYNKEELNLRWKNFRDNELKKDPVYNQLFSQAPEQAKDLVNTGDKEFSSAPDFAKTLDKNLFFHIMFRAFQGGDLKDFDLNQMSQVFPNIQLHTHVVKSLVREDDEVEVYRLVGSLDKNKISAGALEKMYDEIYKPMIKYSFTEFDYIYRINYTIEKKSGFLLEGRAAISEKIKNNYEILTEYNIKRVEL, from the coding sequence ATGAATTTTATAAAATATAAAATAGAAAAAGGAGACACACTAGAATCAATTGCACAAAAAAGAGAAGTTTCTGTTAAAGAACTGGTGGCTTTTCATAATGAAAACTGTGGAGTGACGAATATTATTATCGGTTCGGAAATCCCTTTACAGCTTAATTTTCTGATTGTAAAAGCAGCAGATAAAAAAGAAGTTTCACAGCAGGAAAGAGATCAGCTTGATTATAAAGCCAGATACAGATGTGAACAGGTCAATATATCAAGAATCAATAATGAGGTGATTACCCTTTCCGCAGTTACCTATTCAGAATATCTTTTAAAGCAGGATGATCATCATCAGAATATTTTTGAAGTAAAACTGGTAGATACTTCATTTTCTGTTGATCCTGTCATGTATAAGCAGGGCTTTGAATTTGCCGTCAATCTTGAAAAACTAAGGACCCCCGTATTGTTCAGAACAAATTCATCGGGGACTATTGATGAAATATATAATAAGGAAGAACTTAATCTGAGATGGAAAAATTTTAGAGATAACGAGCTGAAAAAAGATCCTGTTTATAATCAGCTTTTTAGCCAGGCACCTGAACAGGCCAAAGATTTGGTCAACACAGGAGATAAAGAATTTTCTTCAGCACCGGATTTTGCTAAAACCCTGGATAAGAATCTTTTTTTTCATATCATGTTCAGGGCCTTTCAGGGAGGAGATTTGAAAGATTTTGATCTGAATCAGATGTCACAGGTATTTCCAAACATACAGCTGCATACTCATGTGGTAAAATCTTTAGTAAGAGAAGATGATGAGGTAGAAGTATACAGATTGGTGGGAAGTCTTGATAAAAACAAGATCTCTGCCGGTGCCTTGGAAAAAATGTATGATGAGATTTATAAGCCCATGATTAAATATAGCTTTACTGAATTTGATTATATCTACAGAATAAACTATACCATTGAAAAAAAATCAGGATTTTTACTGGAAGGAAGAGCTGCTATTTCAGAGAAGATCAAGAATAATTACGAAATATTGACAGAGTACAATATTAAAAGGGTCGAATTGTAA